The genomic stretch CGCCCGGACAACCAGGTTGACGCCACGGACCTGACGGCGGTGAAGAACGCCTACAACACGGAGCCCGGTGACCTGACCTGGAACGCACTGTGCGACTTCGAGCAGGTGACCACCCCGGACTGGGTGTACATCCCCGACCTGAACCTGGTGAACGCCAACCAGGGCACCGCGGGCGTGCCGCTGGTCTACCGGTCCACCGGCCGCAGCAACGCGGGCGTGGCCTTCGAGATCCTGAACGCTCCGGACTTCGTCTCCGCCGGCCAGGAATTCAGCGTGGACATCCAGCTGAATGACGCGGTGGACGTGCGGGCCCTGGACGTGCGGCTCTCCCTGCCGGGCCTGCAGATCGTCTCCCTGGATCTGGTTCCGGTTCTGGGACCCTATTCCGCGGCGGACTATCTGACCCAGAACACGGGTGAGGAACTCATCATCGCCGGCGCCATGAAGGGCCGCGAGGTGGTGGCCTTCTCCGGCAGCGCCAAGGTGGCCACCGTGCACCTGAGCGCCCTGCAGGACGGCCGTCCCCAGATGATGCTCTCCTCGGGTGCCGTTGTGAACAGCGGCAATGAGATGGACGTGGCGGAGTTGAACAACGCGGCGGTCCTGCCCTCGGCCTACAGCCTGGGCGAGGCCTACCCGAACCCCTTCAATCCCGTCACCCGGATCGAGTTCGCCCTGCCCGAAGGCGGCATGACGACCTTGAAGGTCTTCAACATCATGGGACAGCAGGTGGCCACGCTGATGAATCAGCAGCTGAACGCCGGCCGTCACACGGTGAGCTGGGACGCCACGAACGAGGCGGGCCTGAAGGTCGCGTCGGGCATGTACGTCTACCAGCTGGAAGTGAACGGCTTCACCCAGTCGCACAAGATGCTGCTGCTGAAGTAAGTCACCCCGATCGGTTTTCCTGGAAGCCCCCGCCTCGGCGGGGGCTTCCTTTTTGGTGCCGGCGGCGCGGCTGAGCCCCCATTCAACCTGTCTTGAATTGGGCATCTCCTGACGGATTCGCAACAGGGAACATCCAGATAACTGGAGCGCGAAGGCGCTACGACTCGGAAGACCAATTGTCTACGTCGGGGTATGTGTTGATGATCAACATGGTTCAGGGGTTGGCCGAAGTTCTGCCCTTTCTGGCACTGGCTTTGCATTTCTCCGCTCAGCAAAACGGTTCGGTGTTCGACCAGCACAACATCCGCCTTCCATTCCCAGCCACGCCGGGGCGACCCCGCGGGCCGGGACGGGCTTTGTGCCGCGTGGTGCCGGGGAGTGCCAGCCGTGGTTGCCGGAACAGTCCACAACGACCAACAACTACACAACCGGAGGAACCATGAAGAACTTGCTGCTGGCTGGTCTGCTGCTCACGCTGGGCCAGACTGCCCTGGCCAACACGGCCACGCCTGACCGCGACGCTCAGCTGCCGGCCGCGCTGGGCACCTTCGGCCCGCGCACCGGCGAGCCCGTCCTGCTGATCCGTGACTTCCTGCCCTGGGGCGGGGACATCGTGCCCTTCTTCACCAACGCGGGCACCGTGGTGACGGTCATCACCAGCGACATGATCAACACCGTCGATCTGTCCGACTACTGCCTGGTCGCCATCACCGCCGGCACCACCGGCTACTACGGCGAGCCCTACCAGGGCAACGTCAACGCCGCCGTGCCCCTGTTCAACAGCTACGTCCAGGGCGGCGGCATCATGCTGTACCTGACCGGCACCTGGGGCGGCAGCATCCAGATGCCCGGCGGCGTCAGCACCGTCACGCGCTACGACGCGGAGAACTTCTTCGTCGCGCCCCACTACATGGCCACGGGCATGCCCTTCCCCAGTTTCACGGGCAACTACGCCAGCCATGACGACCTGCTGAACCTGCCCGGCAACGCCAACGTGATCACCACGGGCAGTGCGGGCCAGGTGACGGCGGCGGAGTGGGCCCTGGGTTCCGGCGCCGTGGTGGCCCTGACCCAGCCCACCGAGTGCTACATCCCGGGCGGCAACTGCTACGGCTACTACACCTACTTCAACCAGTTCGAGACGAACGCGGTGGAGTATGCCCGCAACCTGGGCAGCTGCGGCGATCCCCTGCCCGTGGACGCCCTGCTGACCCCGACCTTCGCCGTGAACTGCCTGGGCGAGGTCCACAGCCTGACCGTGCTGATTCATGACGACAACAACCAGCCCATCGTGGGCCGCCAGGTGAGCGTCGACGTGGTGTCCGGTCCCAACGTGGGCGCCACCAGCGGCACCCAGGTGACGGACATGAACGGCCAGGCTTTCTTCGCCTACACCAGCACGCTGGAAGGCACGGACGTGATCGTGGCGAGCTACCTGGACGACGCCGGCGCGCCGGCCCTGTCCAACCCGGCCACCAAGGTCTGGGAGCGTTGCGACGTGGGCGCCGACGAGACGCCGGCCGGCTTCTCCCTGGCGCAGAACACGCCCAACCCCTTCAACCCCAGCACGACCATTCGCTTCACCCTGCCCGAGAGTGGTGCGGCGCGGCTGCTGGTCTACAGTCTGGCGGGCCAGCTGGTGCAGAGCCTGGACCTGGGCGTCGCCGCCCGCGGTGAGAACCAGGTGGTCATCGACGGCTCCAACCTGGCCAGCGGCGTGTACCTCTACACCCTGCAGAGCGAGTTCGGCAGCCAGACCCACAAGATGGTCCTGCTGAAGTAAGCCGACCTGCAACCCATGACTGGAAAGCCCCCGCTGCGGCGGGGGCTTTCTTTTTGGCTGCATGGGAAAATGACGTGCGGTTCAGAACGCGTTAATTCTGCCTCCTCCACGGCCGATAGTTCAAGTGTCAAGAAGTTGACAAGGTGAACCCGGTGGACAGCCCCACTGTCGGCCGGGTTCTGCACGCTAACTGGCCTGGGGCGACGCGGGACTTCGCCGCCTGTCGGAACCGGCACGCGGCAGGTCTTGCGCCCCAGCCAATCTCTGGAGGATTCATGGCGCTTGCACAGGTCCCTTCGCTCGCCCCCGTGGTGGAAGTGGATCCCCCCCGCTGTGTGAATTGCCACGCTTGCATCCTGGCTTGCCCGGTCAAGCACTGCAACGACGCCTCGGGCGACCACGTCACGATCAACGCCGATCTGTGTATCGGCTGCGGAGCCTGCATCAAGGCCTGCTCCCACGAGGCCCGCAAGCTGGTGGACGACACCGCGGTCTTTCTGCGGGACCTTGCGGCCGGCGTGCCCATCGTGTCCGTGGTGGCTCCCGCCGTGGCCGCCGTCTTCCCGGATCGCTACCTGAAGTTCAACGGCTGGCTGAAATCCATGGGCGTGAAGGCCAACTTCGACGTCAGTTTCGGCGCGGAACTCACGGTGAAGTCCTATCTGGACCACGTGCAGAAGAACCACCCCAAAGCCGTGATCGCCCAGCCCTGTCCGGCGCTGGTGAGCTTCATCGAGATCTATCATCCGGAGCTGCTGCCCCACTTGGCGCCGGCGGACAGCCCCATGCTCCACACCATCCGCATGGTGCGGCAGTTCTACCCCGAGTACGCCCGGCATCGGGTGGCCGTCATGAGTCCCTGCGCGGCCAAGCGCCGAGAGTTCGACGAGACCGGCCAGGGCGACTACAACGTCACCTTCAAGAGCCTGATCGCCGAGTTGGAGCGCCGGCGCCAGAGCCTGGACGCCTTCCAGGAACTGGACTACGACAACCCGCCGGCGGAGCGCGCCGTGCTGTTCTCCACGCCGGGCGGGCTGCTCAAGACCGCCGAGCGCTGGCTGCCAGAAATCGGCAACCTGACGCGCAAGATCGAAGGTCCCCACACGGTCTACCACTACTTGAAGGGCCTGGGATCCTCCATCAGCCGCGGCCAGGCGCCCCTGCTCGTGGACTGCCTGAACTGCGAGCTGGGCTGCAACGGCGGACCCGGCACGCCCAACGTCGAAGCCAACCAGGACGAGCTGGAGCATCTAGTGGCTCGCCGGGCGGAGGCAATGCGCCTGCGTCACGTGAAGGAGATCGTGGGCGACGAGAGCACGGTCCATGACCGGGTGGTGGGGCTGGTGGAGCAGTACTGGCAGCCCGGCCTTTACGAGCGGCACTATGTGGACCGCAGCCGGACCAACACCATCCGGCGGCCCACGGTGGCGGAAAACGCCGCCCTGTTCCAACGGATGGAGAAGACGACCCGCGAGGACGAGCTGGACTGCGGCGCCTGCGGCTACGGCAACTGCAAAGAGATGGCCGTGGCCATCCACAACGACCTCAACCGCCCGGAAAACTGCCACCTCTTCCGCCAGCGGCGCATCGAGCGGCTGCTGAAGAACGCCGAGGAGATGAACCGGATCTCGGAGGCGGCCGAGCAATTGGGCGCCGCCGTGGAGGAGATGCACAGTTCCGTCTCGGAGATCGCACGCAGCGCCACCCTCGCCACCGGCCAATCCGAGCAGAGCGCCCGGGTGGCCACGGAGGCCAGCGCGGCCATGGGCACGCTCAAAAGTTCGGGGACCTCCATCGGCGAGCTGGCCGCGGCCATCTCCGCCATTGCCGCCCAGACCCGGCTGCTGGCCCTCAACGCCACCATCGAGGCGGCGCGGGCGGGGGACATGGGGCGCGGTTTCGCCGTGGTGGCCAACGAGGTGAAGGAGTTGGCGCGGGTCACGGGGGAAACCACCAAGCGGATCACCCGGGAGGCCCAGACCATTTCAGCGGACACCCAGCGCGTGGAGGAGCTGATCACCCACATCGTGCAGATGACCACCGCAGTGGGGCAGAGCCAGTCCACCATCGCCGTGGCCACCCAGGAGCAGGAGGCCGCCGTCTCCGAGATGTCCCGCCAGGTGCAGGCCATCGTCCACGAGACCCAGTCGCGCATCCAGCACTTGGGCCAGCTGGACTTCGATGCCGGTCACAAGTTGGCGCGCGCCGTGTAGCCGCGCCGGTCAGCCAGCAAGAAACGGGCGGCCTCCCCGGGGAAGCCGCCCGTTTTGCGTGTCGTCCAGGGCGGGGCTCAGTCCTGGAAGCCCTCGTCGGGATGGCGGAACCTCTGCGCCGCGAGCTGCGCCGCCTCCAGCCGTCCCCAGCGCAGGCGGCGGCCGGCGTCCGCGTGCTCCAGCCGGACCAGCAGACAGGGGCCGCGCAGCAGGGGCAGCGCCAGCGCGGGCCACTCCACCAGCACGACGGCGCCGCTCTCCAGGCTGTCCTCGAAACCGATCTGCTGCAGGCGCAGCAGGGACTCCAGCCGGTAGAGATCGTAGTGGTGCAGCTCCAGCCGTCCGGCCAGCCGGTTGCAGAGCGCGAAAGTCGGGCTGGTGACCGCGCCCGCCACGCCCAGCCCGGCGGCCAGACCCTGGGCCAGGCTGGTCTTGCCCGCGCCCAGCGGGCCTTCCAGCAGGATCAGCTCCCCCCCCCGCAGGCCGGCGGCCAGCTGCCGGCCCGCGGCGCGCGTGGCCTCCAGGTCGGCCAAGGGCTGGGCCTCCCCCAATTGCCCCGTCGCGGGCGGGCGCAGTTCCATCTCAGCGGGGCTCCAGCACCGCGACGGGCAGGATCACCTCTTCCATGGAGAGGCCGCCGTGCTGGAAGCTGTCCTTGAACTGGCCCAGGTAGTGGTTGTAGTTGTTGCCGTAGAGGAACATGTAGTCCTCCACCGCGAAGGCCATGGTCTCGCTGGGCTTGCCGTGGGGCAGGCGCCAGGTCTCGGGCTTGTCCAGGAAGATGCCCGTGCGATCCTCCTCCAGCCGCATGTTGCGCCCCAGCTTCCAGCGCAGGCCGCGGGTGGCCTCGCGGTCGCTGAAGATCCGCGCCCCGCGCTGCACGCGCACGCTGCCGTGGTCGCTGGTGATCACGATGGTGTAGCCCTTCTCGCGGAAGGCCTCGAGGATCTGGTTCAACGCACTGTGCCGGAACCAGGCGGAGACCACGCTGCGGTAGGCCGCCTCGTCGGGGACCATCTCGCGCACGATGTCGTTCTGGTTGCGGCTGTGGGCCAGGATGTCCACGAAGTTCCAGACCATGCTGACGAATTGGTGGTTGAAGAGGTTCTCGACCTTCTTCAGCGTGTCATTGGCCTCTGCCAGGTCGATGACCTTGATGTACTTGTGGGCGGGTTTGAACTCCAGGCCGTTGAGTTTGAGCTGGTGGTCCAGAAACTGGCGCTCATGGCGGTTGGTGTTGCCCTCATCGTCCATGTTGCGCTCCCACATCTCGGGGTGCGCCTTGGCGATGTCCAGCGGGTACATGCCGGCGAAAATGGCGTTGCGCGCGTAGGGCGTGGCGGTGGGCAGGATGGCGAACTGCACCTCGCGCCGGACGCGGAACTTCTCGCGCAGGGTTTTTTCCAGCACCATCCAGTGGTCCATGCGCATGCAGTCGATGACGCAGAACAGCACGGGCCGCTGTTCGCGCAGGAGCGGCATCACCACGTTCTTGACCACCGCCGGGCTCATCATCGGGCCGCCGGGCTGGTGGATCCACTCGCGGTACTCGCGCTCCACCAGCCGCGCGAACTCGCGGTTGCACTCCTTGCGCTGGGCCGCCAGGGTCTGGTCGAAACCCAGGTCCGGCCGCTCGTCCAGCTCCAGCTCCCAGGCGCAGAGCTGCTGGTGCATGTCCTGGAACTCGGCCCAACCCGCGCCCATGGACAAGGTGCGCGACATCTGGGCCAGGCCCTGCATGTAGCTCTCACTGAGCTTGCGGCCCGTCAGCTGGGTGCGCTCCATGATCCGCTTGCAGACGGCGATGATCTGGCTGGGGTTGACGGGCTTGGTGAGGTAGTCGTCGATCTGCCGGCCGATGGCCTGGTCCATCAGCGACTCGGACTCGCTCTTGGTGACCATCACGCAGGGCAGGCCGGGATCGTGTTTCTTGATCTCCACCAGCGCATCCAGGCCGGTCATGCCGGGCATCATCTCGTCCAGCAGGACGAGATCCCAGCTCTCGGCGCGCACGCGCTCCAGGGCGTCCATGCCGCTGCAGACGCCCACCACTTCATAACCCTGCTTCTCCAGAATGAGGATGTGCGGCCGCAGCAGGTCGATCTCGTCATCCGCCCACAACACACGTCGGGACATGGGGTGTCTCCTGATTGATGAAAAGGAGCGGATCCAGACCTCAGAGGCTCTTCTCCTGCTCGGGCGCCGCGGCGGGGGCGATCGCCTGGTCGCGCTCTCCCGCCGTCCGCCGCAAGGTGAGGATTTCCTCCGTCAAGCGGGAGTAAAGCGGAATCAGGTCCGGCCGCTCCTCTTCCAGCCAGGCGAGGTGGCGGTTGACGGTGCCCAGGTCGCCGCGCGCCGCAGGTCCGCTCACGGCGCGGTGGGGCGGGTAGCGCAGCAAGTTGGCCAGGGTCTGGTGCATGATGGGCAGCAGGGCCCGGCGGGCCTGGCCCGGCTCCCCCGGCCAGAGGCTCTCGCAGAGCGAGAGCAGGGGTGGCAGGAAGTTGGAGGCCAGCACGCCGCAGAGGTGGTAGGGAATCTGCTGGCCGGGCTCCAGCCAGATCCAGTCGTCCGTCAGGTGGGCCATCAGCCCGCCTAGATAGCCGCGCAGCTCCTCGTCTCCGCCCAGCGCCCAGAAGGAGATGTTCTCCGGCGGCGGGGCGTCCTGGGGAAAGGTCTGCATGGGATGCAACAGGCCGGCCCAGACGCCGGCCGCGCGCAGGGGCTCCAGCAGGGCCAGGGGCGACGAGGCGCTGAACTGCAGCACGGCCCGGCAGCGGCCGTTCTCCTGGCGCAGCCGGGCGGCCAGGTTGTCCACCAGCTCGGGCAGCGCGCTCTCCGGCACGGCCAACAGCAGCAGGTCCACGCCCAGGGGCGTGGCGATGTCGGGCAGCACGACCTGGCCGGCCATGCGCTCGCCGGCGTGCAGGGGATCCGCCACCCAGGCCAGGTCCACTTGTCCCGTTCCCAGCAGGGAGGGCAGCACGCCGCGGCTGGCGGAGCCCGCTCCCAGAAGTCCGATGCGCAGGCGACCTGCGGGCCGCGTCTCAAGCATGGGGGTTCTCCCGAATCAGGGCGGCGCCGTAGCCCACCACGGAGTCCGTCTCGCCCGTCGTGTCCGCGCTGCTGCGATAGTCCAGCAGCTCGACCTGCACGCCGCCCAGCGCCCGGCGCAGCGCGCCCAGCACGACGGCCACGGGTCCGCCGCCGCAGGCTTCGCAGGCGCCGCTGTGCAGCGCGCTCAGCAGTTGTTCCTCGTCCCCCTGTTCCAGCTTCTTCAGGAACAGACCGTCCAGCTCCGCGGCCTCCCCGACCTCGTGGAAGTGGCTGAGATCCGTGGAGGCCACCAGCAAGGTCGGCAGCTCGTCCAGGCAATCCGCCAGGGCCGCGGCCAGCTCGCGCACGGCCTCCGGGCGCTGGTCGCCCATCACCAGGGGCGCCAGGCGGAAGGACCCCAGGGCGTGCTGCAGGAAGGGCAGCTGCAACTCCAGGCTGTGTTCGTCGCGGTGGCCGGCCTGGCCGAAACCCAGCCCGGGCAGGCGGCGACCCAGCCGCGCGCCGAACTCCACGTCCACCTCCAGCCGGCCCAGCGGCGTGCGCCAGGCTCCGGCCGCCGGGTGGTCCGGCTGCGGGCTCCAGAACGAGGGGCCCGGAAACCACTCGTGGTGCGAAGGCGCCACCACCACCACCCGGCCCGGCCGCCAGTCACCCAGCGCCGCGTAGGCCCGGGCCGCGCAGCGTCCCGAGTAGCGGTAGCCAGCGTGGGGACAGACCAGTCCGGCCCAGCGGGTCGCGGCGTCCAGGCGGCCCTGCATAGCCGGCAATTCCTCGCGGTAGGAGGTCAGCAGGCGCTCCAACTCGTCGGGCTGGCCGGGATACCAGCTGCCGGCCATCCGCGGCGAGCGCAGGGACTTGGAGAGTTGCTCTGGCATGATGCCTGACACCATCTCGCTGATTTGTCCACCGGCACGGACAGAGTTCAGGCCCGGGCGGTGGGCTCCGGGTTCTCGCGCGCCAGCAGGGAGGCCACCACGCCGCCGGCCAGGATCAGCAGGACGGCACCCAGCAGGTACAGGTTGAAGTGGCTGCCCAGCAGCAGGCGCAGCCAATGGGCCAGCAACATCTTCACGCCTACCAGGATCAGCACCAGCGACAAGCTGGTCTTCAGGTAGCGGAAGGTGCGCAGCATGCCCGCCAGCGCGAAGAACAGGCTCCGCAGGCCCAGGATGGCGAAGATATTGCTGGTGAAGACCAGGAAAGGATCGGCCGTGATGGCGAAAATGGCCGGGATGGAGTCCACGGCGAACACCACGTCCGCCGTCTCCACCACGAGCAGGGCCAGGGCCAGCGGGGTGAGCACCAGGGCGCCCTTGGCCGCCACGCTCACCACCGGATCCACGCCCCCGCCGTCTGGTTCCGCCGCTTCGGGCCAGCCGGCCCGGACGACGAAGTGGTGGGAATAGAAGCGCGTGGTCACCGCGAAGAGCCGGCGAGTGGTCCGCACCAGCAGGTTCCCCTCCAAGTCGGTCTCCTCTTCCTTGGCCACCAGCATCTTGATTCCGGTGAATACAAGAAAGGCGCCGAAGAGGTAGAGGACCCAATGAAACTGGGCCACCAGGGTGGCGCCCAGGGCGATCATCAGGCCGCGCAGGACCAGGGCGCCCAGAATGCCCCAGAAGAGCACGCGGTGCTGTTGCACGGGCGGCACGGCGAAGAAGCCCAGGATCATGGCGATCACGAAGAGGTTGTCCATGCTGAGGGACTCTTCGATCAGGTAGCCGGTGAGGTACTTCAGGCTGGCCAGCGAGCCGGTGTTGAGCAGGCCATCGACGGGGTCCGCGATCAGGCCCAGACCCTGCCAGTGGTTCTCGTAGGCGAAGTAGATGAAGACCGTGAAGCTGAGGGCCAGGCTGATCCAGAAGGCCGACCAGCCCAGGGCCTCCTTGATGGAGACCACGTGGGCCTTGCGGTGGAAGACCCCCAGGTCCAGCACCAGCATCAGCACCACGAACACGATGAACCCGGTGTAGATCCCGACCATGCGACCCTCGGTCTGTTAGGTGTTACGCGTCCCGGCGCAGGAGCTGGCTGCGCTCCGGCCCGTTGGAGACCCAGCTGATCCGTGTGCCCAGATCCTCTTCCAGCCAGGCCAGATAGTCCAGCACGGCTTGCGGCAGTTCGTCCCAGCGGCGCGCGTCCGCGCTGCCCTGCCAGCCGGGGAAGGTACGCCAGACCGGGCACGGCCCCCGCTCCAGCAGGCGCAGATCCTCGGGCATCCCGTCCAGGCGGCGACCGTCCAGCTCGTAGGCCACGGCAGCCTTGACTTCCGGCTGTCCGTCCAACACGTCCAGCTTGGTCAGCACCAGATCGGTGAAGCCGTTAAGCTGGCAGGCATAGCGCATGGCCACCGCGTCGAACCAGCCGCAGCGGCGCGGACGGCCCGTGGTGGCGCCGAATTCGCCCGCCGCCGTGCGGAAGCCGTCGGCGAACGCGCCCGGCTCGAACTCCGTCGGGAAAGGTCCGTTGCCCACCCGCGTGCAGTAGGCCTTGCAGATCCCGATCACCTGGTCCACTTCCCGCAGCGGCACGCCGCCGCCCGTGCAGGCGCCGCCCGCCGAGGGGTGCGTGGAGGTGACGTAGGGATAGGTGCCCCACTCCAGGTCCAGCATCATGCCCTGGGCGCCTTCCATCAGGACTCGCCCGCCCCGCTGCAACACGCCGTGCAGCAGGGGCCGGGTGTCGCCCAGGTAGGGCGCCAACCCGGCGGTCGCCCGTTCGAGGGCGACGTGCAACTCGGCCCGGGCCAAGGGCTCGGCTCCCAGGGATTCCAGTTCGGCGTTGGCCGCCGCCAGCCCGGCTTCGCAGGCGGCGCGGCGGGCGGGATCCAGCAGGTCGCCCAGCCGCACACCCCGCCGGCCGGCTTTGTCCATGGCGCAGGGCCCCATGCCGCGACCCGTCGTGCCGATGGCCGCGCCAGGCCCAGCCTGGCGGTCCAGCGCCGCTTCCCGCGCCCGGTCCAGCAGCCGGTGCCAGGGCATGATCAGGTGGCAGGCAGGGGAGACCTTGAGCCGCTCCAGCTCCACGCCGCTCGCCTGCAGCATGGCCAGTTCGTCCAGCAGTTCCCAGGGATCCAGCAGCACGCCCGGGCTGATCAGGCAGGCGATGCCCGGGTGCAGGATGCCCGTGGGCACCTGATGCAGCACCGTGCGCTTGCCGCCCACGATCACCGTGTGACCGGCGTTGGGGCCGCCCTGGTAGCGGACCACCATCTGCAGGTCGGGCGCCAGGGCGTCGATGATCTTGCCCTTGCCCTCGTCGCCCCACTGGGCTCCGATCAGGACCGTGACAGGCATGAGGACCCCCACATGAAAAGGCCCCGGCACGAAGCCGGAGCCTGTCTGGATGCGATTCGCCCGGGTCGGACGGGAAGCAGCTTCACCGTCCGGGTCCGCATGGCTACTTGCTCAGCGCCAATTTGGCCGTGCGCTTCTCGTGCCATTCGATGATGATGGGCGCCGCGATGAAGATCGAGGAATAGGTACCGGTCAAGAGGCCCACCAGCAGGGCGATGGCCATGGTCTGCAGCGTGGCGCCGCCGAAGATGATCAGGATGATCACCGAGGCGATGGTGGTCGTACCCGTCAGGATGGTGCGGCTCAGGGTCTGGTTGATGGCGTCGTTCACCACATGCTTGTAGGGCACGCCGCGCTGCTTCTTCACCTGTTCGCGGATGCGGTCGTAGACCACGATGGTGTCGTTGATGGAGTAGCCCACCAGCGTCAGGATGGCGGCCAGCACCGCGAGGTTGAACTCCAGGCCGAAGACCGAGAAGACCAGCAGCACCACGAAGACGTCGTGCAGCGTGGCGATGATGGCGCCGATGGAGTAGATGAACTCGAAGCGCACGGTCACGTAGATGATGAGCAGGATGGCCACCCAGATGGTGGACCAGATGGCCCCCCACTTGAGCTCCTTGCCCACGCGGGCGCCGATGGTGTGGGCGGCCAGGATCGAATCACCGGCGGCCGGGAACGCGGCGCGGATGGTGCTCTGCACCTTCTCCTTCACGCCTTCGGGCTCGCCCTGGATCTTCAGCTGCCAGTCCGGATTGGCGGCGTTGGCGGACTTGAGGGTGGTGACTTCCGCCGCGATGCCCGCGGACTCCAGCGCGCTGCGCAGCTGGCCTTCGGTCACCTGCGTGTTGAACCGGTACTGGATCTCCGTGCCACCCGTGAAGTCGATGTTCTTGTTGAAGCCCTTGAAGGTCGTCATCAGCACGCTGGCGACGAACAGGACCGACGAGAAGACGATCCAGATCCGGCGCTGGTCGACGAAGTTGATGTTCGGGGTTTGGAAGAACTCCATCATGGCCGTGGATCCTCAGATGCTGAGCCGCGTGGCGCGGTCGTAGTTGGTGAAGCGATCGTACAGCAGGCGCGTCAGGATGATGGCCGTGTACAGGTTGGCCACAAGGCCGATCATCAGGGTCAGCGCGAAGCCGCGGATGGGACCCGAGCCGAACTGGTACAGCACCACGCCGGCGATCAGGGTGGTCAGGTTGGAGTCGATGATGGCGGACATGGCGTTGGTGTAGCCCGCGTCCACGGCGGCCCGCACGGTCCGGCCCTTTTTCAGTTCCTCGCGGATGCGCTCCAGCACCAGGATGTTGGCGTCCACCGACATGCCGATGGTCAGCACCAGACCGGCGATGCCCGGCAGGGTCAACGTGGCATGGAAGCCCGCCATGGCCGCCGCGATGAAGACCATGTTGGCCATCAGCGCCAGCACGGCGTAGACACCCGACAGCTTGTAGTAGACCATCATGAACAGCACGGTGAACGCGAAGGCCAGCAGGGCGGACATGGTGCCCTGCTTCAGGCTCTCGGCGCCCAGGGAGGGGCCGACGGTCCGCTCTTCCACCGGCTTCACGGTGGAGGGCAGCGCGCCGTGCTTGAGCAGGTTGGCCAGCTCTTTGGCCTCTTCGATGCTCTCCAGCCCTTCGATGATCGCCCGGCCGTTGGGGATCTTGTTGCGGATGTTGGGGGCCATGAAGACCTTGTTGTCCAACACGATGGCCAGCCGGCGGTTGACGTTGTCCCCCGTGATGCGCGCAAAGCGGCGGGCACCCTCGCGGGTCATGGCCAGCTCGACGATGGAGGCGCCGGCGCTGCCGCCGCTGCCCCCCTGGTTGATGTTCACGGCGGCGGATTCCAGGGCCTTGCCCGTCAGTTCCGCCTCGCGGTGCACCAGGAACAGCTCGGAGTACTTCTTGCCGCCCGTGTCCTCGGTCTTGCCCAGCAGGAAGATCTTGTCGGGGGGAATCAGCGCCTGAATGTCGGGGCGATCCAACACGGCCTGCACGCGGGAGCGGTTTTCCTCGGATACCAGCAGGCTGTTGCGGCCGGGGAAGACCGTCAGCAGTTCGAAGAACGAGGTCACGGCCTTGTTCGTGTCCGCGCTGGCCACGCGGGCGGTGTCGGTGCGGGCGGCCAGCGGGTCGAAGGCCGCGCTGTCCGTCTTGGCCGGCGCCGCGGCCTGGGCCGCGCTGTCGGGCTTGGCACTGGCCAGGGCCGTACTGTCCATCGCGGCGGAATCCACCACGGCGGGCAGGGGCTCGCCCTTGACGGCGGCGTTGATGGCTTCCAGCACCTGATTGGTGCGGGTCACCTCCTCCACCATCTTGAACTCCAGCAGGGCCGTCTTGCCGATCATCCGGCGGGCCGCTTCTGGATCACTCACGCCGGCCAGCTCCACCACGATGCGGCGCTGGCCCTGCTTGGTGATGGAGGGCTCCTGGAGGCCCGAGCCGTCCACGCGGTTGCGCAGGATGACCAGGGAGTTGTCCACGGCGTCGGCGGCCTGCTGCTTCAGCAT from Candidatus Delongbacteria bacterium encodes the following:
- a CDS encoding T9SS type A sorting domain-containing protein, encoding MKNLLLAGLLLTLGQTALANTATPDRDAQLPAALGTFGPRTGEPVLLIRDFLPWGGDIVPFFTNAGTVVTVITSDMINTVDLSDYCLVAITAGTTGYYGEPYQGNVNAAVPLFNSYVQGGGIMLYLTGTWGGSIQMPGGVSTVTRYDAENFFVAPHYMATGMPFPSFTGNYASHDDLLNLPGNANVITTGSAGQVTAAEWALGSGAVVALTQPTECYIPGGNCYGYYTYFNQFETNAVEYARNLGSCGDPLPVDALLTPTFAVNCLGEVHSLTVLIHDDNNQPIVGRQVSVDVVSGPNVGATSGTQVTDMNGQAFFAYTSTLEGTDVIVASYLDDAGAPALSNPATKVWERCDVGADETPAGFSLAQNTPNPFNPSTTIRFTLPESGAARLLVYSLAGQLVQSLDLGVAARGENQVVIDGSNLASGVYLYTLQSEFGSQTHKMVLLK
- a CDS encoding [Fe-Fe] hydrogenase large subunit C-terminal domain-containing protein, translating into MALAQVPSLAPVVEVDPPRCVNCHACILACPVKHCNDASGDHVTINADLCIGCGACIKACSHEARKLVDDTAVFLRDLAAGVPIVSVVAPAVAAVFPDRYLKFNGWLKSMGVKANFDVSFGAELTVKSYLDHVQKNHPKAVIAQPCPALVSFIEIYHPELLPHLAPADSPMLHTIRMVRQFYPEYARHRVAVMSPCAAKRREFDETGQGDYNVTFKSLIAELERRRQSLDAFQELDYDNPPAERAVLFSTPGGLLKTAERWLPEIGNLTRKIEGPHTVYHYLKGLGSSISRGQAPLLVDCLNCELGCNGGPGTPNVEANQDELEHLVARRAEAMRLRHVKEIVGDESTVHDRVVGLVEQYWQPGLYERHYVDRSRTNTIRRPTVAENAALFQRMEKTTREDELDCGACGYGNCKEMAVAIHNDLNRPENCHLFRQRRIERLLKNAEEMNRISEAAEQLGAAVEEMHSSVSEIARSATLATGQSEQSARVATEASAAMGTLKSSGTSIGELAAAISAIAAQTRLLALNATIEAARAGDMGRGFAVVANEVKELARVTGETTKRITREAQTISADTQRVEELITHIVQMTTAVGQSQSTIAVATQEQEAAVSEMSRQVQAIVHETQSRIQHLGQLDFDAGHKLARAV
- the tsaE gene encoding tRNA (adenosine(37)-N6)-threonylcarbamoyltransferase complex ATPase subunit type 1 TsaE, which produces MELRPPATGQLGEAQPLADLEATRAAGRQLAAGLRGGELILLEGPLGAGKTSLAQGLAAGLGVAGAVTSPTFALCNRLAGRLELHHYDLYRLESLLRLQQIGFEDSLESGAVVLVEWPALALPLLRGPCLLVRLEHADAGRRLRWGRLEAAQLAAQRFRHPDEGFQD
- a CDS encoding response regulator, producing MSRRVLWADDEIDLLRPHILILEKQGYEVVGVCSGMDALERVRAESWDLVLLDEMMPGMTGLDALVEIKKHDPGLPCVMVTKSESESLMDQAIGRQIDDYLTKPVNPSQIIAVCKRIMERTQLTGRKLSESYMQGLAQMSRTLSMGAGWAEFQDMHQQLCAWELELDERPDLGFDQTLAAQRKECNREFARLVEREYREWIHQPGGPMMSPAVVKNVVMPLLREQRPVLFCVIDCMRMDHWMVLEKTLREKFRVRREVQFAILPTATPYARNAIFAGMYPLDIAKAHPEMWERNMDDEGNTNRHERQFLDHQLKLNGLEFKPAHKYIKVIDLAEANDTLKKVENLFNHQFVSMVWNFVDILAHSRNQNDIVREMVPDEAAYRSVVSAWFRHSALNQILEAFREKGYTIVITSDHGSVRVQRGARIFSDREATRGLRWKLGRNMRLEEDRTGIFLDKPETWRLPHGKPSETMAFAVEDYMFLYGNNYNHYLGQFKDSFQHGGLSMEEVILPVAVLEPR